The Ipomoea triloba cultivar NCNSP0323 chromosome 14, ASM357664v1 region ATAAACACATGAATAATTCAAGGAGAAAAAGTGTTACGAGTATATAattcatgaaaaaaaagtgtcatttttcatttcaaaaatttgtaatatttatgagaatggttatattttttccttttacatatatataaatagtttAATCCCTGCCTTTTTTCCTATAGTTGTTTGGTATTCCCGCCAGAATTAAAGGAATAATTATGTGCCTTTAATTAGTGTTGGTTTCCTTTGCTTTAATTACATTTTGGGTGAGAATAAACAATATAAATGGTAGGGTGGTCGGTAGCGCGCTTTATATAAATTTCCACAGCAATGGGGTCTAAAGTTTCGAAGATTTTATTCCTATGGTTGGCTAAAATGGATGTGCTTACCATTATATATTGTGCTTAGTGCATTTTAACGTACAAAATGAGCTGCAAAGCTGACCAGGGTTGGAGAGTGGGGTGTGGGGATGGGGCAGTGCTGGGCTACAAGGATTTCCATGGATATGGGTGGTCCAACGGATTGTATGTCAAAAATCACattagaataatattttttttatctgatTTGACGTATTGGACGGGACCTTGTTGcttgaccttgtggtctagtggcacaaTGAAACTCTCATATAGGAACTTATGAGATTGAGTCTGAGTGAGGataatattgactttttgtattTCAGTAGGACTTAAAAtagtaatgaaattaaaatggtGGCCAAAGAATTACAGTTTACAGTTGAGTAATGGTGTGGGATCCTGAAAAGATTATGATGTCATCTGCGTGCATGACGGGCGTTACTGCAGGGAAGTGATAGATACATCAACAGAGCACCCTATGTCCATGTCCCCCCATTACATTAAACAATTAGACACCAACCAGTCCTTCACTATTTGCTGTCGAAGTGGAActatatactattaattaattaattaattaattaaaccttCTTTATAACcccccaaaaaagaaaaaaacagatactacaaaGCTATTGTACAGTAGGGGGATCATAATTGGACAACAACACGAGTCATCAAGTCACATGCCGATGCATCCAAGACATCATAAGCCACGTATTTGCTCCACTACAGTTTGTAAAGGTTGGTCACTTGAACTCCAACCCCGAGGTGTTCAGTCTGGCTTTTAGAGTAGGGTTATGAATAAGATAAATTGTAAGATATGTCTCGCTTTGtaagttaaaaattaagaatgtaTATCAAGAAACGAAGATCAAGATCGTGTAATATTGGTGCTTATATAGAATCTAACTTTAAGTCGTGTTGTTGGTAAAAATCAAGCTCCGATTCATTATTGTTGTTAGCGTTGTTAAAATTTACTTTACTCTGATCTTTGCCGTGTCGAACTATGCCTTAAGAGGCAAAGTTTAGTTTTTGGAGTGATAAGAAGTCGGTTAGTTATGGGTAACCTAGACTAGTTTATCTTGTTGGGGTCATTTGCTAGTTAGATCATACGACGAAATTTCCTCATTATATACTCTAAAGGTAGTAGCTAAGGGTTTTCTCTTCACTCAAAAAATCACCAACAAAATACCATATAGGATTCgcttttatttataattcaaataaaacaaGTTATTTTAAATCTACATTCGATTTTTTTGTGAGAATATAACAATATCATATAGGTGTAAGCTAATAGCGTTGaagtgtacatttatgtttattagtagctcaaaattaaaattgaatatagCACTCGAAAGATGGTCCATGGCTAGTATTTTAAAGGAAACATATGAGGTACTCATTTGTATCATTACATGTGGAACCAAAACAGTAAACTGTTTTTGGTAACAAGGAAATTAAACCCACAATCACTACAGGTAAATGCcattagaaaaaattataatcttTAACCGAGTATGTTCCACCCacttgatcaccttcaagtcaGAAGTTATTTTTCTTGTTATAGAGTCACAATATAAAGATCTTATTAGATTAGAAGAATAAAAAGATGAGAGAAATAATGGAAGAATTAAAAGAAAGGGTTTGAtgctatgaagttgccttccaCCAAACCATAACTTTATTCTTCCATGTCCCTACATTTCCTTTCCTCTCCGTCTTCTAGCTTCCTCTTTTCCCCTTCCATCATCATTCCATTTCATATCTTCCCATCCATTTGGCCACACAACAATCCACTCTTTCATGGCACCTCTCCATCATCTCctccttttcaacacaaattcTTCCCATTTAGCTTAACTATATGTGATCTGCAGTAATGGCGAAACCCACTTGCTTGCGTCCATTGTTCTCTACGCTCTTGTCTCTTCTCGGCCTCCTTCTTCTCCATCTCGgctgcttcttcttctcctcctccgccgccgccgtctcCGACCACCACCGCCCTGAACCGCCGAACCAAAATTCCGGCCGGAACAGaaagatttcttcttcttcttcttctcgtcTCAAACGATCCACCGCCGGAGCTGTTTCTGCGTCTTGGTCCTTCGTTAAGCGAATCTTCAGctgcgccgccgccgccggcggcggCACTCCCCCTCCCCACCCGTCAATCCCGTCGCCGTGTTCCTCCTCTAGATCCCTGACGAAACCCATCGTCATCCCGCTAGCCTCGCCGGAAAAGCTCTCCTCCGATCCTCTTTCCGGGGATATCTGCTCCGACCAACCCAACATTCCGCTACGGAACAATATCTACCCGTGTACCCTCTGCGGCGAGATTTTCCTCGCCGCCAATCTTCTCGAGCAGCACCAGTTCATAAAGCACGCGGTATCGGAGCTCGTGGATGGAGATTCCGGCAACAACATTGTCCAGATCATATTCAAAACCGGCTGGCGGGACACGGCGAAGAATCCGGCGATCCGCCGGATTTTAAAGATTCACAACAGCCCGAAGATCCTGGCCCGGTTCGAGGAATACAGAGAGCACGTGAAGTCGAAAGCGGCCCGGAACGTCGCAGGGAGGCGGCGAGACGAGCGGTGCATCGCCGACGGCAATGAACTCTTAAGGTTCCACTGCGCCACCTTCCTCTGCGACTTGGGGGAGAACGGCAGCGGCGCTGCCTCGGGCGTATGTTCCAACCAGTATTGCAGCGTCTGCGGGATCATCAAGACCGGATTCTCCCCCAAGATGGACGGAATCTCGACGCAGTCCTCCGGCTGGCGGGCCCACGCCGCCGTGCCGGAGGAGATCGAGGAGGAGTTCAAGTTCATGCACGTGAAGCGGGCCATGCTAGTGTGCCGGGTCATTGCCGGCCGGGTCGGATCCGACCCGGACGTGGTGGACAAGGATGACCCGGGGTTCGATTCCTTGGTCGGTCGCGAAAATGGGGTCCACCCAAGACtcgacgaagaagaagaactgTGGGTGTTCAATCCTAGGGCTGTGCTGCCATGTTTTGTCATAGTCTACAATGTATGATCTATGATAATGTTTTCTTAGTTAACTTGTTAAAGCTAAGGTTGTACGTTTGGTTGAGACGTAATTGCCAGATGGTGCAATGCtgtctgacgtggcatccagcTAATGAATGAATGTGTGACGTGTGGGACATGCTGGCTCAAACTTGCTGAGCTGGCAATTAATGATGAGCATGCTTTTGATCCAAAAAGTTGAATGGTTTGAGGACAGGGATTTGCATGATTTCTGGGCGGTGGTCACTTTTTGTATAGTAAAAAGCTGTGTAATAGAATGTGATTTAGGATGACTTCAACTTTAAGGTTGTCCTGTCCAGCTAGTTCTTAAGTGCttattatctttaattttctcAATTAATTGATATGATCACATATTCACATGGTTCTTTGAAATAGGGGTACGGTTAAGGTTTCATCATGTTTGACAATTCATGGGTGGGATTTGCATAATCCTAGGCAATTTTGTCTCTAACTCCATGCCTATTCATCATTACTTGGCatgttaaattttttgtcaaattcaCTCAAGAAAGTGTCTCATGCATTCTCATTCATGAGACGagacaagtttttttttttaaaaaagtaattacacttttattttcttataagtaTTACTCGGTACAATTTTTTCCTAACTTTTTAATTCTtaactattatattttgatttaaaaatattaattttttttatcaaaagtattacatttttgtttataagtataaagtattacactttatGTCATAAGTTACTGTTAATCACTTTAtcactaattaatattacaaatttctAATAAGTAATTGTTCAACcccttaatattatattttgatttaaaagtattatgttttctctcaaaattatagtattatacttttcattataagtaacaaatgatatattcatgattaatattattgcatttttcgcataagtattatgtttccaTCTTGATCCAATTCGTTTCGTAGGTGATTAAATTTTTGGTTAGTTTTCAATATTGTGAAAACATGCCTAAAGCATGTTTTAGTTTAACTCCTAATCTCTTGTTGAGGTGGAAGTAAGGATGACTTGGAAGTCCACACCTGCTATTATTTGATAATGCAAAAGCATTTTTCTCTAAAAAGTAGTGTATCATGAAACTTCATTGAAATGTAAAGATGTTTTAATCTCGCGTCTTGTAACCCTGACAAAGGATTGTAAACCAGTTTAAATTTGACTGATTCAAATTAAGAAGTGATTACTAAACTAATTGTCCGACCAACTTAATTGATTGTGTTGTTCTcataaagtaaatatatatgttttataaattatatatacggGGTGTAAATGTGTATAACTCAATTGCAATGGCGATTCATCATTGTTGCCAGAATGCAATCTTTTGACAAGAGATAAAATGTGAGGATGTACGTCACACtataaagaaaaatactatGTGTACTCCTATTTTcaactcccaacttttactccaCACACAAAACCTTGATGTAGGCACTTGTATTGGGACCCACATGAAAAAGTAACTCATCACTACCCGTCACATTAgggaataaaatttaagaagtaAGATTTAGAAGTTCATGTAGTATAACTCCACTATAAATGGTTATGGAGAGtttagtgcaattttttttattctcttgTGTCGGCTTTGAAGAGGTACTTCTACAACCTCTACATAGAGTGTGGTCTTTAATTTAGTTCCATGACGTACTCTACTCCTTACAACAAATTTTATAGTTGGGAGTAGGTTTGATATgcctataaatctataatgtTGCTCTTACATCTCCCATGTAGTTgttatactttaaaaaaataaataaataaaaattatttggaAGTTGGAACCAAGAccttacaaatttatttatgatcccATGTGATCTATTTCATAGCATTAGACTAGAAGagttctttaatttaatttggtacaAATTTAACGTTTTATATGTAAATGCTACTATTTGCATTTTCATGTGTATGACTTGAGTATACTATAGACTTAAAGTGactttgtttaattaattaattaattaataatagtataatactattgatgaatttaattaatcCGGGGGTCCGAATTAataaaccaaataaataaagaaaataataaatggaTAATAATACGATAGAAAAGACAAAGAGTATGTGTATCGCGTACAGGGccgatttttttatttgcgtggccctgtgctggtaaataagtgaggccttatcaaagtataaataaactgctaattgaaaaaaaaaattgcaaagagaaaaatgcaaaaaatctaattttgtaccaatataattacaaatacatatactaactattaggccagggctggactaggggcccccaaaattttggggccttGTGTGGtagcacatcttgcacgccctaaaatccggccctgatCGCGTAGATAATCTTGTATTAATGTGTTGTAATGCTCTTACAATAGTTACATGATGTCTTAACAAGACAAAGGACTAAGTTTTTATTCTAACTAGCCTCCTAACCGTCTCCCTAAAAAGAGAGGGTTGTAACAAACTTGGACTGTGCCTGGCCGAGCACCCCCTCGGCACCCAGTCGAGCACCCCACGGACACCCCCTCGACACCCTAGTTGAGCACCCCCAGGGCACGCCAGTCGAGCACCCCCTTAGCCTTAGCCGGGCACCCCAGCCGAGGCGCTAGGCCGCAGCCTGGGGCCTGGTGGGTTGAGGCCCAAGCATGGGCTCGCCTTGGGCCACCCGGGTTGAGCACATGGCTCTACCTTGGGGCTCTACCTCGAGACTCTGGGTCCACTTGAGTCCTCCTTGCTCCGTCTTCCCAGGTCGGTATAAGGAATGAATGCTTGTCTATTATTCCTGGTAGATACAAGGTATTTATAGCTAAAACATACAGAGAATAGTGGAAGGTAGTTCTAACCAACAaccaaaataaatacaaatataaactCCATAAGAATAGGTCTAATCCTTAACACGCCCCCGCAAGATGGAGGATCCGTCTGAGACTCCAATCTTGGGTCTGAAGCGCAAAAATAACTGTCGTCCAAGAGGTTTGGTAAGCAAATCAGCCACCTGTTCAGAGGACCGTACATGTTGAACACACAAAGAGCCATCTGCAACGCGTTCACGAACAAAGAAATAATCCAGTGCTAAATGCTTCATCCTAGAATGGAACACTGGATTCTTGCATACATACGTGGCACTAAGATTATCCGTTAGTAATTTAGGAACCGAGCGTAGCACCACACCAAGTTCTCCAAGCAAATTTTGAATCCATAACACTTCTGCAGCAGCATTAGCTAAAGCACGATATTCAGCCTCAGTCAAAGACCGAGACACCGACCGCTGCCTAGCCGACTTCCATGAAACaacatttgaaccaaaataaaCCACGTACGCAGTCGTAGACCGACCAGATGCATTAATAGCAccccaatcagaatcagaataaACCGACAAAGTAAGTGGCACACCACGTCTTAGGAACAACCCAAAATATAATGTTCCCTTCAAATACCGGAACAATCGTTTAACGGCTTGCCAGTGAGCTTCTGTTGGGGCATGCATAAATTGTGCCAAGCGATTTACCGCAAAGGAAATGTCTGGGCGAGTAATACCCAAATACTGTAACTTACCGACTGCCCTACGGTACAACTGAGCATCCATAGGTTCACCATCACCATCTCGCAAAGTGATGGACGAACATAGAGGTGTAGCAACCTCCTTCGCCCCCGTCATCTGAAACTGCTCCAAAAGATCAGAAATATATTGACTTTGTGAAAGCATTAAACCAGTAGAGGTCAATACCACCTCAACCCCCAAAAAATGATGAAGGGCACCGAGATCCTTTAGGGAAAACCTGTGTGAAAGCTGACAGACAAAAGAGTTCAAAGTGGACATGTCGTTCCCTGTGAGTacaatatcatccacatacacCAAGAAATAAATGATAGATGTACCGGATCTATAAATAAACAGAGAATGATCGGCAACCGAGCGGATAAAACCAACCGAAAGCAAAAAATTAGCCAACTCCATGTACCAAGCCCGAGGAGCTTGCTTAAGCCCATAAATGGCTTTTTTTAGACGACAAATATAATCTGGACAAGATTTATTGACAAAACCCAGTGGCTGCTCCATATAAACATCTTCACACAAAGTCCCATTTAAAAAGGCATTATTGACATCAAGTTGGCGCAAACACCAACCTTGGGACAAGGCAATAGAAAGAATAATGTGAATAGTCACCGGTTTGATGAAGGGACTAAAAGTTTCAAAATAATCACGCCCTGGCTGCTGTAAAAAACCTTTAGCCACTAAACGGGCTTTGAACCGATCAATAGAACCATCAGGTTTACGTTTAACACGAAATACCCACTTAGAACCCACCGTAGCATGACTACTACGAGGTACAAGCTCCCATGTTTCATTTCGAAGCAATGCCTCAAACTCATCAACCATCGCTTGCTTCTACCTAACATCACAGAGAGCTTGAGAAACGGAGCGAGGCTCAATAGATTCTGGCATTAGATGGGTTGTAGCAAAATTAACAAACTTATCATTGAAGTAACGTGGATTTGGCTTTCGAACTCGCTTAGGACGAGAAGAAACATCAGGAGGAGCAGTGGAAGATGATGGTACACTTGACACAGGAATAGGGACGGACTCGTTGGCAGACACCGAGCCTGAAACTGACCCATCAGCGGGCACTGGCACCGAAACCGACACATCAGTAGGCACAGGTTGATAAGATCAAGCGCAGTAAGGGTAGTTTCAATCTGTCGTTTCCAGACAGAGTAATTTGATGAGGTTAACCGTATGGGAAAGTTGGTAGGAGCATTTAGTTGAATGAGAAGAGCAGCCATAGttgaacaaagaaaaaaaaaattgagggaagTTTATCTCGTTGGAGGAACTGCTCTTGATACCATATAAGGAATGAATGCTTGTCTATTATTCCTGGTAGATATAAGGTATTTATAGCTAAAACCTACAGAGAATAGTGGAAGGTAGTTCTAACCAACAaccaaaataaatacaaataaattaaatacaaatataaactCCATAAGAATAggtctaatatatccatcaacgGTCAATTAATTTATTGAGTAATATAAAAAATGGTGACGATATGATTAACTTAATCAGGTTAAaagatataatatattttgttaaaaaagaaaaatgaatttaaaactccattgtttttgtttaaaactcacattttttttaatttaaagttaagttacttctaatttctaagtttttgggtgacgaggaaaACACGTATAGTGATAAACTGTATTAAGAAAATTTTTTGCGATGGTgaatcaaactcataaccttTTAGTACAAAAATTATGCTTTACTTACTCAATTACATCTTTCCGTGTGCGCCTAACATTTGTCTTTATGAGATAGTGGTAATAATTCTCTATTTATTGTTCTTCCCTACGCAGTAGCACTATGTAAGGAGTATATTCCATTCATTCATTCTTTAAAATCGATCTGTTGATAATGCACATGTCAATTGATCTAGAAAAAGAAGTTCATATaatcatcaaatataaaaataatagattatatataaaatacttaaaaaaaaagaatttgggATTCAAAAATTGGTGGTGCCATGGCCGAGGCCGATCATGTATTTAATTCATATAGAATAGTGATTTCAATCTCTTAATTGTTGATGCAAGCATTATTAATATTCTAcagagtaattttttattaggtGACAATTTTGACCACTCATTAatgaaaattgttaaaattcaCTACACTTACATTGCATGTGTGACACATGTTAGTCAGTATTGCGACAAAATCGTAATTTATTGTTCtaaaccattaaaattttcataataagcCAAGAAATCAAAATCATCATTTCATTAATTGCCTTTGCGAATTGTTATACCATGTGTTATGAGAGTATAACAGTTTATAAATATACAccaaacatataatttttgtgAATGGTTATACTATGAACAATGATTTACATTGTAAGATGAATCATTAacataaatattcatttttagtgtattaaatatttattttgtatattataacTTCATTTTTAATAggttcattaaaaataaaatatcagtATGCTAAAAATAAACAACTTGTCTTATTAGAATAACTTGAGTGATTTGGAAAAAGACATCAAAGTTCGAATATTGACAGCAACATTGCAGGAATTATGCCCAAAATGAACATATCTTACAGACATTTGGCATTGAACTACTAAGTGATCGTGATTTATATCTTCTCAAATGtttgtcaaattaaaatgtGAGAGACCTTTGAAGTTgagaatttaactttttttaaaaaaaataactcaaGTGATTGGTTAACCTACATTTAATCTTACTTTTAACG contains the following coding sequences:
- the LOC116003640 gene encoding uncharacterized protein LOC116003640 translates to MAKPTCLRPLFSTLLSLLGLLLLHLGCFFFSSSAAAVSDHHRPEPPNQNSGRNRKISSSSSSRLKRSTAGAVSASWSFVKRIFSCAAAAGGGTPPPHPSIPSPCSSSRSLTKPIVIPLASPEKLSSDPLSGDICSDQPNIPLRNNIYPCTLCGEIFLAANLLEQHQFIKHAVSELVDGDSGNNIVQIIFKTGWRDTAKNPAIRRILKIHNSPKILARFEEYREHVKSKAARNVAGRRRDERCIADGNELLRFHCATFLCDLGENGSGAASGVCSNQYCSVCGIIKTGFSPKMDGISTQSSGWRAHAAVPEEIEEEFKFMHVKRAMLVCRVIAGRVGSDPDVVDKDDPGFDSLVGRENGVHPRLDEEEELWVFNPRAVLPCFVIVYNV